One Candidatus Symbiobacter mobilis CR genomic window, CCAGCAGACCATTCCGGAAGTCTATGAGCGATACGGCCTGCATCAGGCCAATCTCACCGAGGAATTGCCTGGGTTGTCGGGGGATACGAATGCTTCGGAGACGTCGAGTGATTTGCTCGAATCGATGGAACTCAACGAGGATGTTTCCCACGATGAGGGGGAAAAACAGATCGAGCAATCGGACAACACCCTCGTTCGCTTGATCAACACGATGATCATGGAGGCGAGCAGCCGCAATGTTTCCGATATTCACGTGGAATGCCAGCCGCGCAAAGCGAAGGTGCGAATCCGCTTTCGCAAGGATGGCGTGATGTGTCCCTATCTGGAGTTGCCACATACCTACCGGTCCGCCCTTGTGGCACGGCTCAAGATCATGGCCGACCTCGATATTTCGGAGCGGCGCAAACCGCAGGACGGCAAGATCGATTTTGGCCGTTTCGTTCCGCGCAACCGGTTGGAACTGCGGATTGCGACGATTCCCACATCGAATGGTCTGGAAGACGTGGTTATGCGTTTGTTGGCGTCGAGCAAGCCGATCCCGATGAACAAGCTGGGGCTGACCGACACCAACTATGCGCAGTTGCTCAATGCGGTGGAGCGCCCCTATGGCATGGTGTTGTGCGTCGGCCCTACGGGTTCGGGCAAAACGACGACCCTGCATTCGGTGCTGGGGCACCTCAATACCCCGGATCGCAAAATTTGGACGGCAGAGGACCCTATCGAAATCAGCCAGCCGGAATTGCGGCAGGTGCAAGTCAACCCCAAGATCGACTGGACGTTTGCCAAGGCTTTGCGTGCTTTTCTGCGTGCGGACCCCGATGTGATCATGGTCGGGGAAATTCGCGATGCGGAAACGGCGCAAATTGCCGTGGAAGCATCGCTGACTGGGCACCTCGTCCTTTCGACGCTGCACACGAACAGTGCTGCCGAGACGGTGACACGGTTGACCGATATGGGCATGGACCCCTTCAACTTTGCCGATTCGTTGCTGGCTGTGCTCGCACAGCGTCTGGCGCGGAGGTTTTGTATGCATTGCCGCACCGTGGAACCAGCGGGTGAGTCGTACATCGACGAGCTGCTCGGCGACTACTTGCACGTTTTTCCGGAGGAATTCCGCCCGACGCGGGAGGACGTGCTGGCGCAGTGGATGGAGCAGTTTGGCCCCCAAGGGTGGTTGAACAAATACAGCGCTCCCGGTTGCGAAAAGTGCCAGGGTTCGGGTATGTCTGGTCGGGTAGGGCTGCATGAATTGTTGCGGATGTCTCCGGGAGTGCGCAGATTGATCCAGACCGGCGCACGATCCGAGCAAATTCAGGAGGCTGCTTTTGCCACGGGCAAATTCCGTACGCTGCGGCAGGATGGCATCCTCAAAGTTCTTGCAGGGCTGACGAACATCGCGGAAGTACGCGCCAGCAGCAACGCCTGAGCGGCCTGGCGGCCTATCCGTCCAGGGCGGATCGGTCACAATCCCGCTCGCTTCGGGCTGTGCATCCGGCTGCTGCGCCGGTTGCCGTGCCGCTTCTCCTTTGCGGAGCTATCTTATGAAAGTCGACAACGTCCTGCAGACCATTGGCAATACACCCCACATCCGTATGCAGCGGATATTCGGGGATACCCACAGGGTCTACATCAAATCCGAGCGAACCAACCCAGGTGGGTCGATCAAGGATCGGATCGCGTTGGCGATGATCGAGGATGCGGAACGTTCGGGCGCACTCATTCCGGGTGCGACGATCATCGAACCTACGTCGGGGAATACGGGGGTGGGCTTGGCGATGGTCGCCGCAGTCAAGGGCTATCCCCTGATCCTCGTTATGCCGGACAGCATGAGCGTCGAGCGTCGGCGGTTGATGCTGGCCTACGGTGCCAGGTTCGATCTCACCCCGCGTGAGTTGGGAATGCGCGGGGCCATTGATCGTGCGCAGGAATTGGCTGCGGACATTCCCAATTCCTGGATTCCTCAGCAGTTCGACAACCCTGCCAATATTGCAGTGCATGTACGCACTACGGCGCAAGAAATCGTCGCAGACTTTCCCGAAGGGGTCGATGTATTGGTGTGCGGCGTGGGAACCGGGGGGCATTTGAGCGGGGTGGCCATGGTGCTCAAGCAGCAGTGGCCATCGATCCGCGTCTACGCCGTCGAGCCTGCGGCATCTGCCGTGCTGTCTGGCTGTGCGCCTGCACCGCATCCCATCCAGGGGATCGGCGCTGGCTTCGTTCCCCGCAACCTCAAGACCGAGTTGATTGACGGGGTGGTGCTCGTCGAGGCCGAGTCCGCCCGCGAATATGCCCGCTACTGTGCCCGTGCTGAAGGAGTGCTGGTGGGCATTTCCAGCGGTGCGACGCTTGCAGCCATTGCCCAAAAGATCCCGG contains:
- a CDS encoding GspE/PulE family protein, which translates into the protein MPTLPPLELVAMPQPAKVQEFCWPAPPYATYAQAAPWQEARECELEGINGAVRRCMLVNVSPTDQAVLVKIESSKTPLPLGFSQFRKLVLTKPIHPQEIVSQEDFAEVLSYRSCVDYRIESKDGQVTCGKTVGHVETDYGVFLFHPINEQGSVQPVFIPRVAYNHFSLGTHIGQVLIDQHAVTQHQVEQAASEQELRRKRKLGDYLVDTAVIHPEQLMVALDQQSKMPMIRVGEALTRLGYIDDQQLKLALERQQQERSVPLGQLLVNMGFLTRKDLNTALARKMGYPVVDVVKFPIEADALRKISMSTAQRLSVMPLMTRSNLTVIAAVDPTARATIEELEFLVQGRIVTTLGDELQIQQTIPEVYERYGLHQANLTEELPGLSGDTNASETSSDLLESMELNEDVSHDEGEKQIEQSDNTLVRLINTMIMEASSRNVSDIHVECQPRKAKVRIRFRKDGVMCPYLELPHTYRSALVARLKIMADLDISERRKPQDGKIDFGRFVPRNRLELRIATIPTSNGLEDVVMRLLASSKPIPMNKLGLTDTNYAQLLNAVERPYGMVLCVGPTGSGKTTTLHSVLGHLNTPDRKIWTAEDPIEISQPELRQVQVNPKIDWTFAKALRAFLRADPDVIMVGEIRDAETAQIAVEASLTGHLVLSTLHTNSAAETVTRLTDMGMDPFNFADSLLAVLAQRLARRFCMHCRTVEPAGESYIDELLGDYLHVFPEEFRPTREDVLAQWMEQFGPQGWLNKYSAPGCEKCQGSGMSGRVGLHELLRMSPGVRRLIQTGARSEQIQEAAFATGKFRTLRQDGILKVLAGLTNIAEVRASSNA
- the cysK gene encoding cysteine synthase A; this translates as MKVDNVLQTIGNTPHIRMQRIFGDTHRVYIKSERTNPGGSIKDRIALAMIEDAERSGALIPGATIIEPTSGNTGVGLAMVAAVKGYPLILVMPDSMSVERRRLMLAYGARFDLTPRELGMRGAIDRAQELAADIPNSWIPQQFDNPANIAVHVRTTAQEIVADFPEGVDVLVCGVGTGGHLSGVAMVLKQQWPSIRVYAVEPAASAVLSGCAPAPHPIQGIGAGFVPRNLKTELIDGVVLVEAESAREYARYCARAEGVLVGISSGATLAAIAQKIPELPHGSTILGFNYDSGERYLSVEGFWPGGAVQTQ